GAGAGGATAAAAGGAGATGATTTAAATTCATATAATAACATGATCAAAAGGTCTATTGAAAGAATTAATTCTATGAGGAAGTTGATTTTAGATATAATAGATTTGACTAAACTTGAATCTGGAAGGAAGGTAAGAAATATAGAAGAATTTAATATTAAAAATCTTGTTAATAAAATTGTGGAAGAGTTTTCAAATTACGCTTCAAAAAGAAATATAAAATTAAAAATTTTTTGTGATGATATTTTTATTAAGTCGGATCAAACAGATATTGAGATGATATTATCTAATTTTATAAGTAATGCTATAAAGTATAATAGAGACAGCGGTGAAGTTAATATTGAGATTAAACAATATCAAAATAATTTATTTATTTCTGTTTCAGATACAGGTATAGGTATTAAAGAGGAAGATATTAAAAAGCTTTTTAATGAGTTTGTAAGAATAAAAAATGAAAAAACAAGAAATATTGAAGGTAGTGGGCTTGGGCTTAGTATAGTTAAAAAAATTGTTGATTATTATAATGGAAGTATTGATGTTAAATCTGAATATGGTAAGGGAAGTACATTTATTGTTAATTTACCAAATTTAGTGACAGAAAAAGTGGGTAATAAATGAAATATAT
This genomic window from Spirochaetota bacterium contains:
- a CDS encoding HAMP domain-containing histidine kinase, which encodes ERIKGDDLNSYNNMIKRSIERINSMRKLILDIIDLTKLESGRKVRNIEEFNIKNLVNKIVEEFSNYASKRNIKLKIFCDDIFIKSDQTDIEMILSNFISNAIKYNRDSGEVNIEIKQYQNNLFISVSDTGIGIKEEDIKKLFNEFVRIKNEKTRNIEGSGLGLSIVKKIVDYYNGSIDVKSEYGKGSTFIVNLPNLVTEKVGNK